In Oenanthe melanoleuca isolate GR-GAL-2019-014 chromosome 10, OMel1.0, whole genome shotgun sequence, a single window of DNA contains:
- the ARRDC4 gene encoding arrestin domain-containing protein 4 — MAAAGPGPGAGGAVKTLALVLEDEARRGGGGGGGYCSGDTVSGQVLLELAGPLPLRGLRLEAAGRARVAWSESPGAVAGAGTWGVAVRAPGPGPRREAEVRYLDIRQSLLREPPEGEENLILLDGRHEFPFSFQLPQEPLVTSFTGKYGSIQYYVKAVLERPAVPDQSVQTELQIISHIDVSSPALLTPVLRSQEKMVGCWFFTSGPVSLSAKIERKGYCNGEAIPIYAEIENCSSRLIVPKAAIFQTQTYLASGKTKTFRQMVANVRGNHIASGSTDTWNGKTLKIPPVSPSILDCCIIRVEYSLAVYIHIPGAKKLMIEMPLVIGTIPCIGFSSRNSSITSQFSMDMSWLALTMPEHPEAPPNYADVVSEEEFSRHVPAYPPPIDCEEQLCCPVFAYIQEFRFQPPPLYSEIDPHPTDVEEVQPVSFMI, encoded by the exons atggcggcggccgggccgggccccgggGCCGGCGGCGCGGTGAAGACGCTGGCCCTGGTGCTGGAGGACGAGGCCCGGcgcggcggaggcggcggcggcggctaCTGCAGCGGGGACACAGTGTCcgggcaggtgctgctggagctggcggGGCCGCTGCCGCTCCGCGGGCTGCGCCTGGAGGCCGCGGGCCGGGCGCGCGTCGCTTGGAGCGAGAGCCCCGGCGCGGTGGCCGGGGCGGGCACGTGGGGGGTGGCGGTGCgggccccggggccggggccgcggcgggagGCCGAGGTGCGGTACCTGGACATCCGGCAGAGCCTCCTGCGGGAGCCGCCCGAAG GTGAGGAAAACTTAATTCTTCTAGATGGAAGACATGAATTTCCGTTCAGCTTTCAGCTCCCTCAAGA ACCTCTGGTGACCTCTTTTACTGGGAAATATGGCAGTATCCAGTACTATGTGAAAGCAGTTCTGGAGAGGCCTGCTGTGCCTGACCAGAGTGTGCAGACAGAGCTCCAGATCATCAGCCATATCGACGTCAGCTCACCAGCTCTCTTG ACACCTGTTCTAAGAAGTCAGGAGAAGATGGTTGGCTGTTGGTTTTTCACCTCTGGGCCAGTGTCTCTCAGTGCCAAAATTGAGAGGAAGGGATACTGTAATG GGGAAGCCATCCCAATCTATGCAGAAATTGAGAACTGCTCTTCTCGTTTGATTGTTCCAAAAGCTGCCATTTTCCAAACACAAACTTACCTGGCCAGTGGGAAGACAAAAACCTTCCGTCAGATGGTTGCCAATGTCCGAGGAAACCACATTGCCTCTGGGAGTACAGATACCTGGAATGGGAAAACTCTGAAAATCCCACCTGTATCCCCATCTATACTTGACTGCTGCATTATTAGAGTAGAATATTCATTAGCT GTGTATATCCATATTCCTGGTGCTAAGAAATTGATGATTGAAATGCCTCTGGTGATTGGCACTATTCCATGTATTGGATTTTCAAGCAGAAACTCCAGCATTACCAGCCAGTTTAGTATGGATATGAGTTGGCTGGCATTGACCATGCCTGAACACCCTGAAG CACCACCAAATTATGCTGATGTAGTGTCTGAGGAAGAGTTTTCCAGACATGTTCCTGCTTATCCGCCACCCATTGACTGTGAGGAACAGTTGTGTTGTCCTGTCTTTGCTTACATACAAGAGTTCCGGTTTCAGCCTCCACCTCTTTATTCAGag ATTGATCCACATCCAACTGATGTAGAAGAAGTTCAGCCTGTTTCATTCATGATCTGA